In Synechococcus sp. RS9909, one genomic interval encodes:
- a CDS encoding cyclic nucleotide-binding domain-containing protein, whose translation MATQQEPGRAPLETLAPLRCCAYNSIKSLALAMEILSQRTLPTPLELIAEQTGADRWFLPTGSVIVQQGDPVRAIFAVERGLVSLDGPNIASSSRCRSGDLFSYPDLASRHQHHQLAARALTPVQLLRLDRASFLELIHRHPTLVIELLQQQHGRLRAQRRQSTIAPAPFPFHATAEEHHAA comes from the coding sequence GTGGCAACACAACAGGAACCAGGACGCGCTCCCTTGGAGACCCTGGCGCCGCTGCGCTGCTGTGCCTACAACTCCATCAAGTCCCTGGCGTTGGCAATGGAGATTCTCAGCCAGCGCACCCTGCCTACACCCCTCGAGCTGATTGCAGAACAGACCGGTGCCGATCGCTGGTTCCTGCCCACGGGCAGCGTGATCGTGCAGCAAGGCGATCCGGTCCGCGCCATCTTTGCCGTCGAGCGCGGGCTGGTGTCACTTGATGGCCCGAATATCGCCTCCTCCTCTCGCTGCCGCAGCGGCGATCTCTTCTCCTATCCCGATCTCGCCTCACGGCATCAGCACCACCAACTGGCGGCCAGGGCGCTCACACCCGTGCAGCTGCTGCGCCTGGATCGAGCCTCCTTTCTCGAGCTCATCCATCGCCACCCCACGCTGGTGATCGAGTTGCTGCAACAGCAACACGGCCGTCTCCGCGCCCAGCGCCGGCAGAGCACCATTGCACCGGCTCCCTTCCCCTTCCATGCCACCGCAGAGGAGCACCACGCCGCCTGA
- a CDS encoding multidrug efflux SMR transporter, with protein sequence MSALIMVVMAKRLRGDSGSGRAASHVRFKELSLSMESEPQSQPQARRRWGALFELFLAIAAEQIGTSAMKASNGFTQLPLTVLALAGYALSMLWFGRSMRVLPMGFAYALWVGVGMVVASVSGVFLFSEALTPSVFLGLMFVFVGILVLNSSQQEAA encoded by the coding sequence GTGTCTGCGCTCATCATGGTCGTGATGGCAAAGCGGCTGAGGGGTGACTCCGGCTCGGGTCGGGCGGCTTCGCATGTAAGATTCAAAGAATTATCTCTATCTATGGAAAGCGAGCCACAGAGCCAACCGCAGGCGAGGCGGCGATGGGGTGCACTGTTCGAATTGTTTCTGGCAATCGCAGCGGAGCAGATCGGGACCTCGGCTATGAAGGCATCGAATGGCTTCACGCAATTGCCACTTACCGTGCTGGCTCTTGCAGGCTACGCCCTCTCCATGCTGTGGTTCGGGAGAAGCATGCGGGTTCTGCCCATGGGATTCGCCTATGCGCTTTGGGTTGGTGTTGGCATGGTGGTGGCGAGTGTTTCGGGTGTTTTTCTTTTTTCAGAGGCTTTAACGCCTTCTGTCTTCCTTGGCTTGATGTTCGTTTTTGTTGGAATTCTTGTTTTGAACTCAAGTCAACAGGAGGCGGCCTGA
- a CDS encoding HEPN domain-containing protein, whose translation MAECTPLVKAWIRYAEDDWHDSLILINAGGHQRNVCFHLQQCLEKLFKAELMRMEQPVPKVHNLRELSDLLHQADESWSASSIDLNRLSLAAVDFRYPDPSEPAPAVDVIGLFLLLPAPLLRTRFHSKIREQFEQLPIEGQ comes from the coding sequence ATGGCTGAATGCACCCCATTGGTGAAGGCCTGGATCCGCTATGCGGAGGATGACTGGCACGACAGCCTGATCCTGATCAATGCAGGTGGTCATCAACGCAATGTCTGCTTTCACCTGCAGCAATGCCTCGAGAAGCTGTTCAAGGCTGAACTGATGCGAATGGAACAACCTGTTCCCAAAGTCCATAACCTGCGTGAGTTGTCTGATCTTTTGCATCAGGCCGATGAAAGCTGGAGTGCGTCATCGATCGATCTCAACCGGTTGTCGTTAGCAGCCGTTGATTTCCGCTACCCCGATCCCAGCGAACCAGCACCGGCGGTGGATGTGATCGGGCTGTTCCTACTCCTGCCGGCGCCGCTGTTACGAACCAGGTTTCACAGCAAGATCAGGGAACAGTTCGAGCAGCTTCCGATCGAAGGTCAGTAG
- a CDS encoding Nif11 family protein, with amino-acid sequence MSVAELERLVEAAETDGTVRHSLRQCRSRRELVLVARKLGYRITRIDLDHAVEADRQEQRIRRLNAQCTIVSLTDPADSADR; translated from the coding sequence ATGAGTGTGGCTGAGCTGGAGCGTTTGGTGGAGGCGGCGGAAACCGATGGGACGGTCCGTCACTCCCTTCGCCAGTGCCGATCGCGACGCGAGCTGGTTCTTGTCGCTCGGAAGCTTGGGTACCGCATCACCCGCATCGATCTTGATCACGCTGTGGAGGCCGATCGCCAGGAACAGCGCATCCGCCGACTCAATGCCCAGTGCACCATCGTGTCGCTGACGGATCCAGCCGACAGTGCTGACAGGTAG
- a CDS encoding aromatic ring-hydroxylating dioxygenase subunit alpha — MTSASTWNRDGLPAWSYRSARLLELEKEKVFLNHWHVVGHANDLKQPGDWLSFELLGERALVMRGQDAVIRAFHNTCRHRGSRLVEGDQGHCRGAIMCPFHAWIYTLEGELKKVSQPEKFPDLDSNTWALKPLELEIWRGFLFLRFEPGPQGSIAEMMARHEDELSVYPLESLEPTDGLYTSPITPVNWKAMVDVDNECYHCPTAHPGLTDLYGRRYEEGPWIDGTHRIRGPFNENPSRRELNQRYRELVEQHPEPFRSIPQAWLYIGLFPVSVLVFYPESAGFYRSIPLDAQTSVMTGATYKYDGESESMTLARETSTAIDAEVMLEDKHVCELHYQATASNYWEHGLLGDSEKALREHHDLLRKLIPELNSPKSPSDSWH; from the coding sequence ATGACATCGGCAAGCACCTGGAATCGCGACGGACTCCCGGCCTGGAGCTACCGCAGCGCACGGTTACTAGAACTGGAGAAAGAGAAGGTTTTTCTTAATCATTGGCATGTCGTCGGTCACGCCAACGATCTCAAGCAGCCTGGAGACTGGCTGAGCTTTGAGCTCCTGGGTGAACGAGCCCTGGTGATGCGGGGTCAGGACGCTGTGATTCGCGCCTTTCACAACACATGCCGGCATCGGGGCTCAAGGCTGGTGGAAGGGGACCAGGGGCATTGTCGTGGCGCCATCATGTGTCCATTTCATGCCTGGATTTACACATTGGAAGGAGAGCTTAAGAAAGTTTCCCAGCCAGAAAAATTCCCTGATCTGGACAGCAACACCTGGGCACTGAAGCCCTTGGAGCTAGAGATCTGGCGAGGCTTCCTATTTCTGCGGTTTGAACCTGGGCCGCAGGGCTCGATCGCGGAAATGATGGCGCGACACGAGGACGAGCTCAGTGTTTACCCGCTGGAATCACTCGAACCAACCGATGGCCTGTACACCAGCCCGATCACACCGGTGAACTGGAAAGCAATGGTCGACGTCGACAACGAGTGTTACCACTGCCCCACTGCCCATCCGGGCCTCACCGATCTCTACGGACGTCGCTACGAGGAAGGTCCATGGATTGATGGAACCCATCGCATCCGAGGCCCCTTCAACGAGAACCCATCAAGGCGAGAGTTGAATCAGCGCTACCGAGAGCTGGTGGAGCAACACCCGGAGCCCTTCCGCTCCATTCCACAAGCCTGGCTTTACATCGGCCTGTTTCCAGTCTCCGTGCTTGTCTTTTATCCAGAATCAGCAGGCTTCTACCGCTCTATTCCGCTCGACGCGCAGACCTCGGTGATGACGGGAGCGACGTACAAGTACGACGGAGAAAGCGAGAGCATGACACTCGCCAGGGAAACATCAACAGCAATCGATGCGGAGGTAATGCTGGAGGACAAACATGTCTGCGAACTGCACTATCAGGCCACTGCGTCGAACTATTGGGAACATGGGCTGCTCGGAGACTCTGAAAAAGCGTTGCGGGAACATCACGACTTGCTCCGAAAACTCATCCCTGAGCTGAACAGTCCCAAATCACCTTCCGACTCCTGGCATTGA
- a CDS encoding type II toxin-antitoxin system VapC family toxin translates to MILFCDTSALLKLFIDEQDSESMIKARSASEGIAVCRITWAESMAALAQRTRCKGANQAGLAQARSMFEQAWPGFAIADVTQSLVEKAGVFSEAFALRGYDSVQLAAAHQLHEQFALPLTFACFDRRLNQAAKLLKLVVLP, encoded by the coding sequence GTGATCCTTTTCTGTGACACCTCTGCTCTTCTCAAGCTGTTCATTGATGAACAGGACAGCGAGAGCATGATCAAGGCGCGCTCCGCTTCAGAAGGAATTGCAGTTTGCAGAATCACCTGGGCCGAGTCGATGGCCGCATTGGCCCAGCGCACTCGCTGCAAGGGTGCCAATCAAGCTGGATTGGCACAGGCCAGATCCATGTTTGAGCAGGCTTGGCCTGGCTTTGCAATCGCCGATGTCACCCAGTCGCTGGTCGAAAAAGCTGGAGTCTTCTCCGAAGCCTTCGCCCTGCGTGGCTACGACAGCGTGCAGCTTGCAGCCGCCCATCAGTTGCATGAGCAGTTTGCGCTTCCGCTCACCTTCGCCTGCTTCGATCGGCGACTCAATCAGGCCGCCAAGCTCTTGAAACTGGTGGTGCTTCCGTGA
- a CDS encoding MauE/DoxX family redox-associated membrane protein — protein sequence MTQVSPENRSALRDVQLYRMDTPEHACPWGLKALALLQSQGIAFEDHPLRSTDDVETFKRTYGVSSTPQVFSGPVRIGGYSELAARLGVKAEGPEVSYTPVIAVFVSAALMALALGAGLRGFMGLAISLLAMLKLMDVPAFAASFLKYDLLSQRWRAWSRLYPGVELLVGLGMLMQPASGLDGLVGAVAVLLGGMGMLSVGKAVFIDHLALNCACVGGNTRTPLGVVSLAENLIMTLMGASLLFGVSSPSGW from the coding sequence ATGACACAAGTTTCTCCTGAGAATCGTTCAGCGCTGCGGGATGTTCAGCTCTATCGGATGGACACGCCGGAGCACGCCTGCCCCTGGGGCCTGAAGGCGTTGGCTCTGTTGCAGAGCCAGGGCATTGCCTTTGAGGATCATCCGTTGCGCAGCACTGACGACGTGGAGACGTTCAAACGCACCTACGGCGTGAGCAGCACGCCCCAGGTGTTCAGCGGCCCGGTGCGGATCGGTGGCTACAGCGAACTGGCCGCGCGGTTGGGGGTGAAGGCGGAGGGACCGGAGGTGTCCTATACCCCGGTGATTGCGGTCTTTGTCAGCGCGGCCCTGATGGCCCTTGCCCTTGGCGCAGGCCTGCGCGGCTTCATGGGCCTGGCGATCAGTCTGCTGGCGATGCTCAAGCTGATGGATGTGCCGGCCTTTGCCGCCAGTTTCCTGAAATACGACCTGCTCAGCCAGCGCTGGCGGGCCTGGAGCCGGCTCTATCCAGGGGTGGAGTTGCTGGTGGGGCTGGGCATGCTCATGCAACCGGCGTCCGGTCTGGATGGCCTGGTGGGAGCGGTGGCGGTGCTGTTGGGCGGGATGGGGATGCTGTCGGTGGGCAAGGCGGTGTTCATCGATCACCTCGCCCTCAATTGCGCCTGCGTGGGCGGCAACACGCGCACACCGCTTGGTGTGGTGAGCTTGGCCGAGAACCTGATCATGACCTTGATGGGTGCGTCGCTGTTGTTTGGCGTCAGCTCACCATCAGGTTGGTGA
- a CDS encoding PIN domain-containing protein has product MLVADTNVLIELFLPTQNSAAVQQWRVADKDWRLPALWVFEFRHVLLKYLRAERLDLDGAMAAPAMTPNSWCSLRS; this is encoded by the coding sequence ATGCTCGTTGCTGATACCAATGTTCTGATCGAGCTGTTCCTACCGACGCAAAACTCCGCAGCCGTTCAGCAATGGCGCGTTGCAGACAAAGATTGGCGACTGCCGGCTCTCTGGGTTTTTGAATTTCGTCATGTCCTGCTGAAGTATCTGCGTGCAGAACGGCTTGATCTGGATGGGGCCATGGCTGCTCCAGCTATGACGCCGAATTCGTGGTGCTCGCTTAGGAGCTGA
- a CDS encoding type 1 glutamine amidotransferase — MVDRLLVLQHLDCEGPDLIADLALERGLAVEVFRTDCGDRLPDHTETPGSIALVLGGPMSTSDPLPWLQLELEWLRCRHQMQQPILGICLGAQLLAIAAGGSVEPLRVGEPPVPLREVGYGAIHWLRNAEQEPVLRGMNPSEIVLHWHGDRIRLPASATLLGSSLHCREQVFRIAQHVFALQCHLEVSGPSLERWIEEDRDYVIAAMGADGPEQLLQDWSQLHPQIEQQARRLFSNLLDQWSR; from the coding sequence ATGGTCGATCGACTGCTGGTGCTTCAACATCTCGACTGTGAGGGACCGGATCTCATCGCTGATCTGGCACTTGAGCGTGGGCTGGCTGTGGAGGTGTTCCGGACTGATTGCGGCGATCGCTTACCGGATCACACCGAAACGCCTGGCAGTATCGCCCTGGTGCTCGGTGGCCCGATGAGCACCTCCGATCCGCTGCCCTGGCTGCAACTGGAGCTCGAGTGGCTCCGCTGCAGACACCAAATGCAACAACCGATCCTCGGCATCTGCCTTGGGGCCCAGCTCCTCGCTATCGCCGCAGGTGGCTCGGTGGAACCCCTGCGGGTCGGTGAACCACCCGTTCCCTTGAGAGAAGTCGGCTACGGCGCCATTCACTGGCTCAGGAACGCAGAGCAGGAACCCGTGCTCAGGGGCATGAACCCAAGCGAAATCGTTTTGCACTGGCATGGCGATCGCATTCGCCTCCCCGCCTCAGCGACATTGCTGGGCTCCTCCCTGCACTGCCGCGAGCAGGTCTTTCGCATCGCGCAGCATGTCTTCGCTCTGCAATGCCACCTCGAGGTGAGTGGTCCCAGCCTGGAGCGCTGGATTGAGGAGGATCGGGACTACGTCATCGCCGCGATGGGAGCCGATGGACCTGAGCAATTGCTTCAGGACTGGAGCCAGCTGCACCCCCAGATCGAACAGCAGGCCCGCAGGCTCTTCTCCAACCTGCTCGATCAATGGAGCCGCTAA
- a CDS encoding transposase, with protein MSHERMLKSEKQLENEIRALLRKAEILDAQEDGQYGKGKRGDELPEELQRRASRLEWIRKAKAELEAEAAAGKARQREEQAEAADQEAADAEATGEEQRSKRAIRRARATRRRAEEARKLATLKAEAAGLDSPVLNAGDDPLALPSRQLPTDAAGEPKPQAQRNFTDPESHILKGSGGWIQGYNAQAAVDGDHKVIVAIGVSNQPSDAVHLLPMLERIEANIGQPPEALIADAGYCSTANLEACEQRGLKAYISTSREQHGQRPQPSRGPAPRDLDAKGRMDRRLRSKAGQAIYALRKTIVEPVFGQIKGARGLDRFCLRGLEKVNGEWALMATTHNLLKLFRASTAPA; from the coding sequence ATGAGCCACGAACGGATGCTCAAAAGCGAGAAGCAGCTTGAGAACGAGATACGGGCGCTGCTGCGCAAGGCCGAGATCCTCGATGCCCAGGAAGACGGTCAGTACGGCAAGGGCAAGCGGGGCGATGAGCTGCCGGAAGAGCTGCAGCGCCGAGCCAGCAGGCTGGAGTGGATCCGCAAGGCCAAAGCGGAGTTGGAGGCAGAGGCTGCTGCCGGTAAGGCACGGCAACGGGAGGAACAGGCAGAGGCGGCCGATCAGGAGGCTGCAGACGCCGAGGCCACTGGCGAGGAGCAGCGCAGCAAGCGGGCCATACGCCGGGCCCGTGCAACCCGCCGGCGAGCAGAGGAGGCCCGGAAGCTGGCGACCTTGAAGGCAGAAGCAGCGGGGCTGGACTCCCCAGTCCTCAACGCAGGTGACGATCCGCTGGCGCTGCCCAGTCGCCAGCTCCCCACCGATGCAGCAGGTGAACCCAAACCTCAGGCCCAGCGCAACTTCACGGATCCAGAGAGCCACATCCTCAAAGGCTCGGGCGGCTGGATCCAGGGCTACAACGCCCAGGCCGCAGTGGATGGGGATCACAAGGTGATCGTGGCGATCGGCGTGAGCAACCAGCCCAGCGACGCGGTGCACCTGCTGCCGATGCTGGAGCGGATCGAGGCCAATATCGGTCAACCTCCCGAGGCCCTGATTGCTGACGCGGGGTACTGCAGCACCGCCAACCTGGAGGCGTGCGAGCAAAGGGGCCTGAAGGCCTACATCTCCACGAGCCGGGAGCAACACGGACAGAGGCCCCAGCCATCGCGGGGACCTGCACCCAGAGATCTCGATGCGAAGGGGCGGATGGATCGCAGGCTCAGGTCCAAAGCGGGTCAGGCGATCTATGCCCTGCGCAAGACGATCGTGGAGCCGGTATTCGGTCAGATCAAGGGCGCCAGGGGACTGGATCGCTTCTGCCTGCGCGGCCTGGAGAAGGTGAACGGGGAATGGGCGCTGATGGCCACCACCCACAACCTGCTGAAGCTGTTCCGGGCCTCGACCGCCCCGGCCTGA
- a CDS encoding IS1182 family transposase has translation MMVVLLLYAYCVGLPSSRRIEKACWEDAAFRVLTGNQQPDHSRISDFRRRHLDALAGLFVQVLRLCQKAGLVSLGHVALDGTKV, from the coding sequence ATGATGGTGGTGCTGCTGCTCTACGCCTACTGCGTCGGGCTGCCCAGCTCCCGCAGGATCGAGAAGGCCTGCTGGGAAGACGCCGCCTTCCGGGTGCTCACCGGCAACCAGCAACCGGACCACAGCCGCATCAGTGACTTCCGCCGTCGTCACCTCGATGCCCTGGCCGGGCTGTTTGTTCAGGTGCTGCGGCTGTGTCAGAAGGCCGGGTTGGTGAGCCTGGGCCATGTCGCCCTCGATGGCACCAAGGTGTAG
- a CDS encoding DUF1345 domain-containing protein — protein MPASLKAPAFGRPSTSHPALVAIPTLKEHSMASAPVGSHRSIAPHPRAFADLPVFAALFTTWLELHLGVALTFAISDVELEDGFARRVVFVQAIVSFLFYSTIFSMVTNLMVS, from the coding sequence GTGCCTGCATCACTGAAAGCGCCTGCCTTCGGGCGGCCGTCAACAAGTCATCCAGCCTTGGTGGCAATACCTACCTTGAAAGAACACTCCATGGCGTCTGCTCCGGTGGGGAGCCATCGCTCCATTGCTCCCCATCCACGTGCTTTTGCGGATCTGCCTGTTTTCGCAGCACTGTTCACCACCTGGCTGGAGCTGCATCTCGGCGTTGCGCTGACCTTTGCGATAAGCGATGTTGAACTGGAGGATGGATTTGCCCGACGTGTGGTGTTCGTGCAGGCCATCGTCAGCTTCCTCTTCTATTCCACAATCTTCAGCATGGTCACCAACCTGATGGTGAGCTGA
- a CDS encoding nucleotidyltransferase domain-containing protein, producing MAATPSPLVTREALLAFTNRLVDHFAPEKVILFGSQARGEASWDSDADILVVMPFEGSSLEQRLTMLELAAPSFPVDLLLCKPEAAVQRYGWGDPFIREALDHGEVLHG from the coding sequence ATGGCAGCCACACCCAGCCCGCTGGTGACCCGTGAAGCCCTGTTGGCCTTCACCAACAGACTGGTGGATCATTTCGCGCCTGAGAAGGTGATCCTATTTGGGTCGCAGGCCAGGGGCGAGGCGAGCTGGGATTCCGACGCAGACATCTTGGTGGTGATGCCGTTTGAGGGGAGTTCGCTTGAGCAGCGGCTCACCATGTTGGAGCTGGCAGCGCCGTCGTTCCCCGTGGACCTGCTGCTCTGCAAACCGGAAGCAGCCGTGCAGCGGTATGGATGGGGAGATCCGTTCATCCGGGAAGCACTGGATCACGGCGAAGTCCTTCATGGCTGA
- a CDS encoding DMT family transporter yields the protein MRKTISPSPEITARSRGQWAGLGAALLFGCSAPLISTLTATGSPLTLAGLLYGGAALMLWPLQLLKAGQSQETPVQKSDWGGLVILTLLGGVIGPLALVNGLALLSPASSSLLLNLETVFTLLIAVLLGREHIGARGVLAAGLTIAGALILSEGSLAGSTWQGGAWITVATLAWGIDNTISQRLTLRNPLQIAAIKSLGAAAPMLGLAMVMQERFPSPAVMALLLLIGALGYGLSIWLDLLALRNLGAAREAVLFAAAPFVGALFSVVVLQVPLTIAITLASALMLIGVVLLLGDEHTHRHRHAPQRHNHRHRHTPQAESLHHNHEHPPDSEPENADEQPFWHAHEHLHQEQEHDHSHVSDAHHRHQH from the coding sequence ATGCGAAAGACGATCAGCCCCAGTCCTGAGATCACGGCACGATCGCGAGGCCAATGGGCTGGCCTCGGCGCTGCCCTGCTGTTCGGATGCAGTGCTCCCTTGATCAGCACGCTCACGGCGACTGGCTCTCCCTTGACCCTGGCGGGCCTGCTTTATGGCGGTGCGGCACTGATGCTCTGGCCCCTGCAGCTGCTCAAGGCCGGGCAATCGCAAGAAACGCCTGTGCAAAAAAGCGACTGGGGAGGGTTGGTGATCCTGACCCTTCTTGGCGGTGTGATCGGCCCATTGGCCCTGGTGAACGGACTGGCGCTGCTCTCACCAGCATCCAGCTCGCTCCTGCTCAATCTGGAAACCGTGTTCACGCTCTTGATCGCAGTCCTCCTTGGCCGGGAACACATCGGCGCTCGTGGTGTTCTCGCCGCGGGCCTGACCATTGCCGGGGCCCTGATCCTCTCGGAGGGTTCACTGGCTGGCAGCACCTGGCAAGGCGGCGCCTGGATCACCGTGGCCACACTGGCCTGGGGCATCGACAACACCATCAGCCAACGCCTGACTCTGCGCAATCCACTTCAGATCGCCGCGATCAAATCCCTTGGTGCAGCCGCTCCCATGCTGGGCCTCGCCATGGTCATGCAGGAACGATTTCCATCGCCTGCGGTGATGGCCCTCTTGCTGTTGATCGGTGCACTGGGCTATGGCCTCTCGATCTGGCTGGATCTGCTGGCACTCCGCAATCTGGGGGCGGCCAGAGAAGCGGTGCTGTTTGCGGCAGCTCCTTTTGTAGGTGCATTGTTTTCCGTCGTCGTGTTGCAAGTGCCGCTCACGATTGCCATCACGCTGGCATCAGCTCTGATGCTCATCGGGGTGGTGCTTCTGCTTGGCGATGAACACACCCACAGACACCGGCATGCGCCGCAACGTCATAACCATCGCCACCGTCATACCCCCCAGGCCGAAAGCCTGCATCACAACCACGAGCATCCGCCTGATTCTGAGCCTGAGAACGCAGACGAGCAACCGTTCTGGCATGCTCATGAGCATCTCCATCAAGAACAGGAGCACGACCATTCCCATGTGAGCGATGCTCACCATCGTCACCAACACTGA
- a CDS encoding multidrug efflux SMR transporter, which produces MLLGYAVLIAAILFENIGTTALKGSNGFKRPVLGSVAVLGYILSFAFMGQALARLPLAIAYSIWCGLGMSVVTLTGILVYKEKFGWKVALGLLLIFSGVMISNYHGLVESMPGVGR; this is translated from the coding sequence ATGTTGCTTGGTTACGCCGTTCTGATTGCCGCCATTCTTTTTGAGAATATTGGCACGACCGCGTTAAAGGGCTCCAATGGCTTTAAGAGGCCAGTCCTGGGTTCTGTCGCGGTCCTGGGATACATCCTGTCGTTCGCTTTTATGGGGCAGGCCTTGGCAAGGCTGCCCCTTGCAATTGCCTATTCCATCTGGTGTGGCCTCGGTATGTCTGTTGTGACCCTGACGGGAATTCTCGTTTATAAAGAGAAATTTGGATGGAAGGTTGCTCTTGGCTTGCTTCTCATCTTCTCAGGAGTCATGATCTCGAACTATCATGGTTTGGTGGAGTCAATGCCAGGAGTCGGAAGGTGA
- a CDS encoding type II toxin-antitoxin system Phd/YefM family antitoxin, with protein sequence MSEVVASQVSVRDLKTHLSEWLGRVQAGEEVEVTSHRKPIARITAVKPAAPAPASPLQRAINAGVISWNGQNPVIPPPVKLNDGGPLMSDIVIEDRG encoded by the coding sequence GTGTCAGAAGTAGTCGCAAGCCAGGTCTCGGTGCGGGATCTCAAGACCCACCTCTCCGAATGGCTGGGCCGGGTTCAGGCCGGTGAGGAGGTGGAAGTCACCTCACACCGCAAACCGATCGCCCGCATCACGGCTGTGAAGCCAGCTGCACCAGCTCCAGCGAGCCCGCTGCAGCGCGCGATCAATGCCGGCGTGATCAGCTGGAATGGTCAGAACCCTGTCATTCCACCACCGGTCAAGCTGAATGATGGTGGTCCACTGATGAGCGACATTGTGATCGAGGATCGTGGCTAG
- a CDS encoding PIN domain-containing protein, with the protein MTLLATPENLWQRAIDLGQACRQIGRTLLSLDLLIAAVALHHNAVLVTFDADFEAIASVSAPASQPPDPPCLKP; encoded by the coding sequence ATGACCCTGCTCGCTACCCCAGAGAACCTCTGGCAACGGGCCATCGATCTTGGCCAGGCCTGCCGTCAGATCGGCCGCACGTTGCTGAGCCTGGATCTGCTGATAGCCGCAGTAGCCCTGCACCACAACGCTGTGCTGGTCACCTTCGACGCCGACTTTGAAGCCATAGCCTCGGTGAGCGCCCCTGCGTCTCAACCGCCTGACCCGCCCTGTCTGAAGCCATGA
- a CDS encoding Nif11-like leader peptide family RiPP precursor, giving the protein MSEEQLKAFLEAVNADAELKAAEDADAVVVIAKTASFAISTADLKKTQSEISEVDLERVAGSQNVPQTDIFECFLH; this is encoded by the coding sequence ATCTCAGAAGAACAACTCAAAGCTTTCCTGGAAGCCGTCAATGCTGATGCGGAGCTGAAGGCAGCTGAGGATGCCGACGCCGTGGTCGTGATTGCCAAGACTGCAAGCTTTGCGATTTCAACCGCTGACCTCAAAAAGACTCAATCAGAGATTTCGGAGGTGGACCTGGAGCGTGTTGCCGGTAGCCAGAACGTTCCTCAAACAGATATTTTTGAATGCTTTTTACACTAA
- a CDS encoding Arc family DNA-binding protein, whose product MATLTLHDVPDAVVARLEERARAHGRSLNHEVLAALECIAADPSPVEPPVPLPEDALHSIRATMARFPGSAQAAQQPRDPGEVRAELDVLARLRSQFKGPPLTSEEIIAAIGRDSHPPELDRFGYRINPES is encoded by the coding sequence ATGGCCACCCTGACCCTGCACGACGTGCCTGATGCGGTGGTGGCGCGGCTTGAGGAGCGTGCCCGTGCCCATGGCCGCAGCCTCAACCATGAAGTGCTGGCAGCCCTGGAGTGCATCGCCGCCGATCCCAGCCCAGTGGAGCCGCCCGTTCCTCTGCCCGAAGACGCGTTGCACAGCATTCGAGCGACCATGGCCCGCTTCCCTGGTTCTGCGCAAGCGGCGCAGCAGCCCCGTGACCCCGGAGAGGTGAGAGCGGAACTTGATGTGTTGGCGCGGCTGAGAAGTCAGTTCAAGGGGCCACCGCTGACCAGCGAAGAAATCATCGCTGCGATTGGGAGAGACAGCCATCCACCGGAATTGGATCGCTTCGGTTACCGCATCAATCCGGAATCCTGA